One genomic region from Thermomicrobium sp. 4228-Ro encodes:
- a CDS encoding PrsW family intramembrane metalloprotease translates to MQAIRSALARGWFQVLIGGIVLFYALNNVYQATGNPNFVPSLLVLGAFLVPVVLVLWVYEHPLPDRIPPSAVVWNFLWGGTLGVIIAGILEYDTYRTLGFLPLLAVGLIEEAAKLIVPLVFFLRWRYRSEMAGLLFGLASGMGFAALETLGYAFTALIASRGNVGLAEFVLLVRGFLSPAGHAAWTALVTATLWRERLRHGHVGLTRATLGAYLLAVALHTLWDTFQVMSSATRVDWLGIEALSALVALMSVTVLARRYQEARRQAVAAASAISGSQRNGSPS, encoded by the coding sequence GTGCAAGCGATCCGATCGGCACTCGCTCGCGGTTGGTTCCAAGTCCTCATCGGTGGCATCGTTCTCTTCTATGCCCTCAACAATGTGTACCAGGCAACCGGCAATCCGAACTTCGTCCCTTCCCTGCTCGTCCTCGGTGCCTTTCTGGTACCGGTCGTCCTCGTCCTCTGGGTCTACGAACATCCACTGCCTGATCGAATTCCACCCAGTGCTGTCGTCTGGAACTTCCTTTGGGGCGGTACGCTCGGCGTCATCATTGCCGGTATCCTGGAGTACGACACCTATCGGACACTCGGCTTCCTCCCGCTCCTGGCCGTCGGTCTGATCGAAGAGGCCGCGAAGCTGATCGTCCCGCTCGTCTTCTTCCTCCGCTGGCGTTACCGCTCGGAAATGGCGGGCCTGCTCTTCGGTCTCGCGAGTGGTATGGGCTTCGCGGCGCTGGAAACACTCGGATACGCCTTCACGGCGCTCATCGCCTCCCGTGGGAACGTCGGGCTAGCCGAGTTCGTCCTCCTGGTTCGCGGGTTCCTCTCGCCGGCTGGCCATGCAGCCTGGACGGCCCTCGTCACGGCGACGCTCTGGCGCGAGCGCCTGCGTCACGGGCACGTCGGGCTCACGCGCGCCACGCTCGGCGCTTACCTCCTGGCTGTGGCGCTGCACACGCTCTGGGACACGTTTCAGGTCATGAGCAGCGCAACCCGCGTCGATTGGCTCGGGATCGAAGCGTTGAGCGCGTTGGTAGCGCTGATGAGCGTGACAGTACTCGCCCGACGCTACCAGGAAGCACGCCGTCAAGCGGTCGCCGCAGCGAGCGCCATCAGCGGATCCCAGCGGAACGGGTCACCCTCGTAG
- the thiI gene encoding tRNA uracil 4-sulfurtransferase ThiI: MSTTMTPLVIVRVHELALKGQNRPFFKRTLFENLRFALRDLPIARLQERALRFLVRLEDPTVWPEVAERLRWVFGVANFSPGVETALSIEAMQQGLVEVLERQGAPAASFRIRVKRTNKNFPLTSPELERELGRFVQKRTGTPVDLSDPDVTYQVEVLYDRALVSGQSIPGPGGLPIGVSGRVVALLSGGFDSPVAAYRLMKRGCFVTFVHFHAYPYVRPISIEKVVELARHLSHYQPPKNRLVVVPIGDAQREIALAAEPSLRVVLYRRLMLRIATAIAHEEGAGAIVTGESLGQVASQTLENMRAIGAVTDLPILRPLVGNNKDEIIAEAVRIGTEPISRVPDDDCCTVFVPLHPATRVTVEQAAAAEQAYDVEALVQQCLARRTVYEGDPFRWDPLMALAAATA; encoded by the coding sequence ATGAGCACGACGATGACCCCGCTCGTTATCGTGCGCGTGCACGAACTGGCGCTCAAGGGGCAGAACCGTCCTTTCTTCAAGCGGACGCTGTTCGAGAATCTCCGCTTCGCGCTGCGCGATCTTCCGATCGCTCGGCTGCAGGAGCGAGCACTCCGCTTTCTCGTGCGTCTCGAGGACCCCACGGTCTGGCCGGAGGTGGCCGAGCGGTTGCGCTGGGTGTTCGGTGTCGCGAACTTCTCGCCCGGGGTAGAGACAGCGCTGAGCATCGAGGCGATGCAGCAGGGGTTGGTCGAAGTCCTGGAGCGGCAGGGCGCGCCAGCTGCGAGTTTTCGCATTCGCGTCAAGCGGACCAACAAGAACTTCCCTCTCACCTCTCCGGAGTTGGAGCGGGAACTCGGTCGCTTCGTGCAGAAGCGAACCGGTACTCCGGTCGACCTTTCCGATCCGGACGTCACCTACCAGGTCGAGGTGCTCTACGACCGCGCGCTGGTGAGCGGCCAGTCGATCCCCGGGCCAGGTGGATTGCCGATCGGCGTGAGCGGGCGCGTGGTCGCCTTGCTCTCCGGCGGCTTCGACTCGCCGGTCGCGGCATACCGGCTCATGAAGCGCGGGTGCTTCGTCACCTTCGTACACTTCCACGCCTACCCCTATGTCCGGCCGATCTCGATCGAAAAGGTGGTCGAGCTCGCGCGACATCTCTCCCACTACCAGCCGCCCAAGAATCGCCTGGTCGTCGTGCCGATCGGCGATGCGCAACGCGAGATCGCGCTGGCTGCCGAGCCGTCGCTCCGCGTCGTCCTCTATCGGCGTCTCATGCTGCGCATCGCGACCGCGATCGCGCATGAAGAGGGAGCAGGGGCGATCGTGACGGGCGAGAGCCTGGGGCAGGTCGCGTCGCAGACGCTCGAGAACATGCGGGCGATCGGTGCAGTGACGGACTTGCCGATCCTCCGGCCACTGGTGGGGAACAACAAGGACGAGATCATCGCGGAGGCCGTCCGCATCGGGACCGAGCCGATCTCGCGCGTACCGGACGACGATTGCTGCACGGTCTTCGTGCCGTTGCATCCGGCGACGCGGGTGACGGTCGAGCAGGCTGCGGCAGCGGAACAGGCCTACGACGTCGAGGCGCTCGTGCAGCAATGCCTGGCCCGCCGCACCGTCTACGAGGGTGACCCGTTCCGCTGGGATCCGCTGATGGCGCTCGCTGCGGCGACCGCTTGA